One Triticum dicoccoides isolate Atlit2015 ecotype Zavitan chromosome 5B, WEW_v2.0, whole genome shotgun sequence genomic window carries:
- the LOC119311162 gene encoding 2-alkenal reductase (NADP(+)-dependent)-like, producing the protein MAEVSNKRVILKRYVTGFPSEEDMELVPATARLAVPPGSAAVVVKNLYLSCDPYLRSRMSGNDEPSHVPDFVQGEVLTTLGVSKVVESGHQDYKPGDLVWGLTGCEEYTLITDLQSHFKINHPELPLSYYTGVLGMPGLTAYVGFFDVAKAKKGDYVFVSAASGAVGQLVGQLAKISGCYVVGSAGSDEKVNLLKTKFGFDDAFNYKKEQDLDATLKRCFPEGIDIYFENVGGAMLDAVLLNMRMHGRVSVCGMISQYNLEQREGVRNLFCIITKRIRMEGFIVRDHYGSYRKFEEEMAGYLKEGKITYVEDVAEGIESFPAALIGLFYGRNIGKQLVAVARE; encoded by the exons ATGGCGGAGGTGAGCAACAAGAGGGTGATCCTGAAGCGCTACGTGACGGGGTTCCCCTCcgaggaagacatggagctcgtCCCCGCGACGGCGCGCCTGGCCGTGCCGCCGGGGTCGGCCGCCGTGGTGGTCAAGAACCTCTACCTCTCCTGCGACCCCTACCTGCGCAGCCGGATGTCCGGGAACGACGAGCCCAGCCACGTGCCGGACTTCGTCCAGGGGGAG GTTTTAACTACTTTAGGCGTGAGCAAGGTGGTGGAATCCGGGCACCAGGATTACAAGCCCGGTGATCTGGTGTGGGGATTGACAGGATGTGAAGAGTACACTTTGATCACGGACCTGCAGTCACATTTCAAGATCAACCATCCTGAATTGCCGCTTTCATACTACACAGGAGTTCTTG GCATGCCTGGCCTTACTGCCTATGTTGGATTTTTTGACGTGGCCAAGGCAAAGAAGGGCGACTATGTCTTTGTGTCGGCAGCGTCAGGTGCCGTTGGACAGCTTGTCGGGCAGCTTGCCAAGATCTCTGGCTGCTACGTGGTTGGTAGTGCCGGTTCTGATGAGAAG GTCAACCTCCTAAAAACAAAGTTCGGGTTTGACGATGCCTTCAACTACAAGAAGGAGCAGGACCTGGACGCCACACTGAAGAG GTGCTTCCCGGAGGGCATCGACATCTACTTCGAGAACGTGGGCGGCGCAATGCTGGACGCGGTGCTTCTCAACATGAGGATGCACGGGCGGGTGTCGGTGTGCGGGATGATCTCGCAGTACAACCTGGAGCAGCGCGAGGGCGTGCGCAACCTCTTCTGCATCATCACCAAGCGCATCCGCATGGAGGGGTTCATCGTGAGGGATCACTACGGCAGCTACAGAAAGTTCGAAGAGGAGATGGCCGGCTACCTCAAGGAAGGGAAGATCACCTACGTGGAGGACGTCGCCGAGGGCATCGAGAGCTTCCCGGCGGCGCTCATCGGGCTCTTCTACGGGCGCAACATCGGAAAGCAGCTGGTGGCCGTCGCACGAGAGTGA